The following coding sequences lie in one Arabidopsis thaliana chromosome 3, partial sequence genomic window:
- a CDS encoding Plant self-incompatibility protein S1 family (Plant self-incompatibility protein S1 family; FUNCTIONS IN: molecular_function unknown; INVOLVED IN: biological_process unknown; LOCATED IN: endomembrane system; CONTAINS InterPro DOMAIN/s: Plant self-incompatibility S1 (InterPro:IPR010264); BEST Arabidopsis thaliana protein match is: Plant self-incompatibility protein S1 family (TAIR:AT3G24068.1); Has 21 Blast hits to 21 proteins in 4 species: Archae - 0; Bacteria - 0; Metazoa - 0; Fungi - 0; Plants - 21; Viruses - 0; Other Eukaryotes - 0 (source: NCBI BLink).) translates to MISTKAYSLFLVSLALAFTSSLSFTAPVFTVKVTNNLALDSHPFTIRCTSSKLDTSSQVLFRGETYVLMFDTDQSTRWNCVIFSSSAKMTPFVLFDLDRDKSRCKPDGSCLWQINPDGFYLYVASIHKYQKQYKW, encoded by the coding sequence atgATATCCACCAAAGCATATAGCCTCTTCCTTGTCTCCTTAGCCTTAGCCTTTACTTCTTCGTTATCTTTCACGGCTCCAGTCTTCACCGTAAAGGTAACCAACAACCTTGCACTTGACTCTCATCCGTTCACCATAAGATGCACCTCGTCCAAATTAGATACTTCGTCTCAGGTGTTATTTCGAGGTGAGACTTACGTGCTTATGTTTGACACCGACCAATCAACTAGATGGAATTGCGTCATCTTCTCATCATCGGCCAAAATGACTCCTTTCGTCCTCTTTGATCTCGATAGAGACAAATCAAGATGCAAACCCGATGGTTCTTGTCTATGGCAAATCAATCCTGATGGTTTCTACCTATACGTCGCTTCTATTCATAAATACCAAAAGCAATATAAATGGTGA
- a CDS encoding KRR1 family protein (KRR1 family protein; FUNCTIONS IN: molecular_function unknown; INVOLVED IN: response to salt stress; LOCATED IN: cytosol; EXPRESSED IN: 23 plant structures; EXPRESSED DURING: 13 growth stages; CONTAINS InterPro DOMAIN/s: KRR1 interacting protein 1, subgroup (InterPro:IPR007851), KRR1 interacting protein 1 (InterPro:IPR018034); Has 30201 Blast hits to 17322 proteins in 780 species: Archae - 12; Bacteria - 1396; Metazoa - 17338; Fungi - 3422; Plants - 5037; Viruses - 0; Other Eukaryotes - 2996 (source: NCBI BLink).), with protein sequence MMGRPKAIPDDDDGELSQFKGFDVDNDFAKRLLHNKEREDLQRYEEKNKQGLFSESEEEPETESEPDSDLGNPESNLKFVDLLIKVKKKDPIIKDKDAKFYEYDDESSEEDEVDKKDTKKKKKKKKMYLKDVQAQHLLEGGPEFVEEDEERKVRTYAEEQKETRKAVTDAWKAEGNESGEDDDFLRVVEKEGDDDVEVDEELAKKMDEYYGDEAEATENQFLKDYLVKQLWKEKEERVPGEEELKELSEDDHEVWDQEDFEAGRPLDLLNYRHEDENAGDTVMGQSRVVEGSVRKKDNARKAQRKNKDERMKKEDDVRKEELKRLKNVKKKEIKEKMKKVLSVAGFKDGEECPLDAKDFDDEFDPEEYDKMMKAAFDDKYYGEEDSDLNSDEDDDGEKPDFDKEDELLGLPKDWDVTKGGDVFAAAREKVLKHKENMLGIDEEEEEDEEEEEDEEEEEVDEEKEAEGKRKRKRKTSLVQKTKEALMEEYYKLDYEDTIGELRTRFKYAKVQPNRFELDTGEILTLDDAELNQYVPLKKMAPYVEKDWEVNRHKVKEQKRKIRELWEGKHDEKKSKKRKKNDVVETKPTPKEAEAEAEAEAEAKLSRKAKRRRRQAEKKLPPSRMAAYGKA encoded by the exons ATGATGGGGCGGCCGAAAGCGATACCAGATGATGACGACGGCGAACTTTCACAGTTCAAAGGTTTCGATGTCGATAACGATTTCGCTAAGAGATTGTTGCACAACAAGGAACGCGAGGATCTTCAGCGATACGAAGAGAAGAATAAGCAAGGTCTCTTCAGCGAGTCCGAGGAAGAGCCTGAGACGGAGTCTGAGCCGGATTCTGATCTTGGAAATCCAGAAAGCAATCTCAAATTCGTTGATTTGTTGATTAAGGTAAAGAAAAAGGATCCTATTATTAAGGACAAAGATGCTAAGTTCTatgagtatgatgatgagagtagtgaagaagatgaggttGATAAGAAGGatacgaaaaagaagaagaagaagaagaagatgtatTTGAAAGATGTTCAGGCACAGCATTTGCTTGAGGGAGGTCCTGAGTTTGTTGAGGAAGATGAGGAGAGGAAAGTTAGGACTTACGCTGAGGAGCAGAAAGAAACGAGGAAAGCTGTGACTGATGCTTGGAAAGCTGAAGGGAACGAGAGtggtgaagatgatgattttttgaGAGTTGTGGAGAaggaaggagatgatgatgtgGAGGTTGATGAGGAGTTAGCTAAGAAAATGGATGAGTATTATGGTGATGAAGCTGAGGCTACTGAGAATCAGTTTTTGAAAGATTACTTGGTGAAACAGTTGtggaaggagaaagaggagagGGTTCCAGGTGAAGAAGAGTTGAAGGAGTTGAGTGAGGATGATCACGAGGTTTGGGATCAGGAGGATTTTGAGGCAGGAAGACCGTTGGATTTATTAAACTATAGGCATGAAGATGAGAATGCTGGGGACACTGTTATGGGTCAGTCTAGGGTTGTGGAAGGGTCGGTGAGGAAGAAGGATAATGCGAGGAAGGCGCAGAGGAAGAATAAAGACGagaggatgaagaaggagGATGATGTGAGGAAAGAGGAGTTGAAGCGGTTGAAGAATGttaagaagaaggagattaaggagaagatgaagaaggtgcTTTCTGTTGCTGGTTTTAAGGATGGAGAAGAGTGTCCGTTAGATGCcaaagattttgatgatgagtttgatcCTGAGGAGTATGATAAGATGATGAAAGCTGCGTTTGATGATAAGTACTATGGTGAGGAGGATTCGGATTTGAATagtgatgaggatgatgatggagAGAAACCAGATTTTGACAAGGAAGATGAATTGCTTGGACTTCCTAAAGATTGGGATGTGACTAAAGGTGGGGATGTTTTTGCAGCCGCAAGAGAAAAGGTTTTGAAGCATAAGGAAAACATGTTGGgtattgatgaagaagaagaagaagatgaagaggaagaggaagacgaagaagaagaggaagtagATGAGGAGAAGGAGGCAGAGGgtaagaggaagagaaagcgAAAAACGTCTCTTGTACAAAAGACGAAAGAAGCTTTGATGGAGGAGTACTACAAGCTAGATTATGAGGATACAATTGGAGAATTGAGAACAAGGTTTAAGTATGCGAAAGTACAACCAAACAGATTTGAACTGGATACAGGAGAGATACTTACCTTAGATGACGCAGAGCTGAACCAATATGTGCCATTGAAGAAAATGGCTCCTTATGTGGAAAAGGATTGGGAGGTGAATAGGCATAAGGTCAAGGAGCAGAAACGTAAGATCAGGGAGTTGTGGGAGGGTAAACACGAtgagaagaaaagcaagaagaggaagaagaatgatgTTGTTGAGACCAAACCAACACCGAAAGAGGCTGAGGCTGAGGCTGAGGCTGAGGCTGAG GCTAAACTATCGAGAAAGGCCAAGAGAAGAAGGCGTCaagcagagaagaagcttCCTCCTAGCAGAATGGCTGCGTATGGGAAagcataa
- a CDS encoding KRR1 family protein, giving the protein MMGRPKAIPDDDDGELSQFKGFDVDNDFAKRLLHNKEREDLQRYEEKNKQGLFSESEEEPETESEPDSDLGNPESNLKFVDLLIKVKKKDPIIKDKDAKFYEYDDESSEEDEVDKKDTKKKKKKKKMYLKDVQAQHLLEGGPEFVEEDEERKVRTYAEEQKETRKAVTDAWKAEGNESGEDDDFLRVVEKEGDDDVEVDEELAKKMDEYYGDEAEATENQFLKDYLVKQLWKEKEERVPGEEELKELSEDDHEVWDQEDFEAGRPLDLLNYRHEDENAGDTVMGQSRVVEGSVRKKDNARKAQRKNKDERMKKEDDVRKEELKRLKNVKKKEIKEKMKKVLSVAGFKDGEECPLDAKDFDDEFDPEEYDKMMKAAFDDKYYGEEDSDLNSDEDDDGEKPDFDKEDELLGLPKDWDVTKGGDVFAAAREKVLKHKENMLGIDEEEEEDEEEEEDEEEEEVDEEKEAEGKRKRKRKTSLVQKTKEALMEEYYKLDYEDTIGELRTRFKYAKVQPNRFELDTGEILTLDDAELNQYVPLKKMAPYVEKDWEVNRHKVKEQKRKIRELWEGKHDEKKSKKRKKNDVVETKPTPKEAEAEAEAEAKLSRKAKRRRRQAEKKLPPSRMAAYGKA; this is encoded by the exons ATGATGGGGCGGCCGAAAGCGATACCAGATGATGACGACGGCGAACTTTCACAGTTCAAAGGTTTCGATGTCGATAACGATTTCGCTAAGAGATTGTTGCACAACAAGGAACGCGAGGATCTTCAGCGATACGAAGAGAAGAATAAGCAAGGTCTCTTCAGCGAGTCCGAGGAAGAGCCTGAGACGGAGTCTGAGCCGGATTCTGATCTTGGAAATCCAGAAAGCAATCTCAAATTCGTTGATTTGTTGATTAAGGTAAAGAAAAAGGATCCTATTATTAAGGACAAAGATGCTAAGTTCTatgagtatgatgatgagagtagtgaagaagatgaggttGATAAGAAGGatacgaaaaagaagaagaagaagaagaagatgtatTTGAAAGATGTTCAGGCACAGCATTTGCTTGAGGGAGGTCCTGAGTTTGTTGAGGAAGATGAGGAGAGGAAAGTTAGGACTTACGCTGAGGAGCAGAAAGAAACGAGGAAAGCTGTGACTGATGCTTGGAAAGCTGAAGGGAACGAGAGtggtgaagatgatgattttttgaGAGTTGTGGAGAaggaaggagatgatgatgtgGAGGTTGATGAGGAGTTAGCTAAGAAAATGGATGAGTATTATGGTGATGAAGCTGAGGCTACTGAGAATCAGTTTTTGAAAGATTACTTGGTGAAACAGTTGtggaaggagaaagaggagagGGTTCCAGGTGAAGAAGAGTTGAAGGAGTTGAGTGAGGATGATCACGAGGTTTGGGATCAGGAGGATTTTGAGGCAGGAAGACCGTTGGATTTATTAAACTATAGGCATGAAGATGAGAATGCTGGGGACACTGTTATGGGTCAGTCTAGGGTTGTGGAAGGGTCGGTGAGGAAGAAGGATAATGCGAGGAAGGCGCAGAGGAAGAATAAAGACGagaggatgaagaaggagGATGATGTGAGGAAAGAGGAGTTGAAGCGGTTGAAGAATGttaagaagaaggagattaaggagaagatgaagaaggtgcTTTCTGTTGCTGGTTTTAAGGATGGAGAAGAGTGTCCGTTAGATGCcaaagattttgatgatgagtttgatcCTGAGGAGTATGATAAGATGATGAAAGCTGCGTTTGATGATAAGTACTATGGTGAGGAGGATTCGGATTTGAATagtgatgaggatgatgatggagAGAAACCAGATTTTGACAAGGAAGATGAATTGCTTGGACTTCCTAAAGATTGGGATGTGACTAAAGGTGGGGATGTTTTTGCAGCCGCAAGAGAAAAGGTTTTGAAGCATAAGGAAAACATGTTGGgtattgatgaagaagaagaagaagatgaagaggaagaggaagacgaagaagaagaggaagtagATGAGGAGAAGGAGGCAGAGGgtaagaggaagagaaagcgAAAAACGTCTCTTGTACAAAAGACGAAAGAAGCTTTGATGGAGGAGTACTACAAGCTAGATTATGAGGATACAATTGGAGAATTGAGAACAAGGTTTAAGTATGCGAAAGTACAACCAAACAGATTTGAACTGGATACAGGAGAGATACTTACCTTAGATGACGCAGAGCTGAACCAATATGTGCCATTGAAGAAAATGGCTCCTTATGTGGAAAAGGATTGGGAGGTGAATAGGCATAAGGTCAAGGAGCAGAAACGTAAGATCAGGGAGTTGTGGGAGGGTAAACACGAtgagaagaaaagcaagaagaggaagaagaatgatgTTGTTGAGACCAAACCAACACCGAAAGAGGCTGAGGCTGAGGCTGAGGCTGAG GCTAAACTATCGAGAAAGGCCAAGAGAAGAAGGCGTCaagcagagaagaagcttCCTCCTAGCAGAATGGCTGCGTATGGGAAagcataa
- a CDS encoding Plant self-incompatibility protein S1 family (Plant self-incompatibility protein S1 family; FUNCTIONS IN: molecular_function unknown; INVOLVED IN: biological_process unknown; LOCATED IN: endomembrane system; CONTAINS InterPro DOMAIN/s: Plant self-incompatibility S1 (InterPro:IPR010264); BEST Arabidopsis thaliana protein match is: Plant self-incompatibility protein S1 family (TAIR:AT3G24065.1); Has 35333 Blast hits to 34131 proteins in 2444 species: Archae - 798; Bacteria - 22429; Metazoa - 974; Fungi - 991; Plants - 531; Viruses - 0; Other Eukaryotes - 9610 (source: NCBI BLink).), producing MISTKAYSLFLVSLALTTSWLSLAAPVFTIKISNNLAPGSNPISISCISPQKDIWSAVVSQGQSSEFGFDTNRSVKWTCDISSGARKSSFVIFDLNRDKSRCRSDGFCLWQINPDGLYLYVASIQKYQKQFNW from the coding sequence atgataTCCACCAAAGCATATAGCCTCTTCCTGGTCTCCTTAGCCTTAACGACCTCTTGGTTATCTTTGGCGGCTCCAGTCTTCACCATAAAGATAAGCAACAACCTTGCACCTGGCTCTAATCCGATCTCCATAAGTTGCATCTCGCCACAAAAAGATATTTGGTCTGCTGTTGTATCTCAAGGTCAGAGTTCCGAGTTTGGGTTTGACACAAACCGATCAGTTAAATGGACTTGTGACATCTCATCGGGAGCAAGAAAGAGTAGTTTCGTCATCTTTGATCTTAATAGAGACAAATCAAGATGCAGATCCGATGGTTTTTGTCTATGGCAAATCAATCCTGATGGTCTTTACCTATATGTCGCTTCTATTCAGAAATACCAAAAGCAATTCAATTGGTGA
- a CDS encoding KRR1 family protein, with the protein MMGRPKAIPDDDDGELSQFKGFDVDNDFAKRLLHNKEREDLQRYEEKNKQGLFSESEEEPETESEPDSDLGNPESNLKFVDLLIKVKKKDPIIKDKDAKFYEYDDESSEEDEVDKKDTKKKKKKKKMYLKDVQAQHLLEGGPEFVEEDEERKVRTYAEEQKETRKAVTDAWKAEGNESGEDDDFLRVVEKEGDDDVEVDEELAKKMDEYYGDEAEATENQFLKDYLVKQLWKEKEERVPGEEELKELSEDDHEVWDQEDFEAGRPLDLLNYRHEDENAGDTVMGQSRVVEGSVRKKDNARKAQRKNKDERMKKEDDVRKEELKRLKNVKKKEIKEKMKKVLSVAGFKDGEECPLDAKDFDDEFDPEEYDKMMKAAFDDKYYGEEDSDLNSDEDDDGEKPDFDKEDELLGLPKDWDVTKGGDVFAAAREKVLKHKENMLGIDEEEEEDEEEEEDEEEEEVDEEKEAEGKRKRKRKTSLVQKTKEALMEEYYKLDYEDTIGELRTRFKYAKVQPNRFELDTGEILTLDDAELNQYVPLKKMAPYVEKDWEVNRHKVKEQKRKIRELWEGKHDEKKSKKRKKNDVVETKPTPKEAEAEAEAKLSRKAKRRRRQAEKKLPPSRMAAYGKA; encoded by the exons ATGATGGGGCGGCCGAAAGCGATACCAGATGATGACGACGGCGAACTTTCACAGTTCAAAGGTTTCGATGTCGATAACGATTTCGCTAAGAGATTGTTGCACAACAAGGAACGCGAGGATCTTCAGCGATACGAAGAGAAGAATAAGCAAGGTCTCTTCAGCGAGTCCGAGGAAGAGCCTGAGACGGAGTCTGAGCCGGATTCTGATCTTGGAAATCCAGAAAGCAATCTCAAATTCGTTGATTTGTTGATTAAGGTAAAGAAAAAGGATCCTATTATTAAGGACAAAGATGCTAAGTTCTatgagtatgatgatgagagtagtgaagaagatgaggttGATAAGAAGGatacgaaaaagaagaagaagaagaagaagatgtatTTGAAAGATGTTCAGGCACAGCATTTGCTTGAGGGAGGTCCTGAGTTTGTTGAGGAAGATGAGGAGAGGAAAGTTAGGACTTACGCTGAGGAGCAGAAAGAAACGAGGAAAGCTGTGACTGATGCTTGGAAAGCTGAAGGGAACGAGAGtggtgaagatgatgattttttgaGAGTTGTGGAGAaggaaggagatgatgatgtgGAGGTTGATGAGGAGTTAGCTAAGAAAATGGATGAGTATTATGGTGATGAAGCTGAGGCTACTGAGAATCAGTTTTTGAAAGATTACTTGGTGAAACAGTTGtggaaggagaaagaggagagGGTTCCAGGTGAAGAAGAGTTGAAGGAGTTGAGTGAGGATGATCACGAGGTTTGGGATCAGGAGGATTTTGAGGCAGGAAGACCGTTGGATTTATTAAACTATAGGCATGAAGATGAGAATGCTGGGGACACTGTTATGGGTCAGTCTAGGGTTGTGGAAGGGTCGGTGAGGAAGAAGGATAATGCGAGGAAGGCGCAGAGGAAGAATAAAGACGagaggatgaagaaggagGATGATGTGAGGAAAGAGGAGTTGAAGCGGTTGAAGAATGttaagaagaaggagattaaggagaagatgaagaaggtgcTTTCTGTTGCTGGTTTTAAGGATGGAGAAGAGTGTCCGTTAGATGCcaaagattttgatgatgagtttgatcCTGAGGAGTATGATAAGATGATGAAAGCTGCGTTTGATGATAAGTACTATGGTGAGGAGGATTCGGATTTGAATagtgatgaggatgatgatggagAGAAACCAGATTTTGACAAGGAAGATGAATTGCTTGGACTTCCTAAAGATTGGGATGTGACTAAAGGTGGGGATGTTTTTGCAGCCGCAAGAGAAAAGGTTTTGAAGCATAAGGAAAACATGTTGGgtattgatgaagaagaagaagaagatgaagaggaagaggaagacgaagaagaagaggaagtagATGAGGAGAAGGAGGCAGAGGgtaagaggaagagaaagcgAAAAACGTCTCTTGTACAAAAGACGAAAGAAGCTTTGATGGAGGAGTACTACAAGCTAGATTATGAGGATACAATTGGAGAATTGAGAACAAGGTTTAAGTATGCGAAAGTACAACCAAACAGATTTGAACTGGATACAGGAGAGATACTTACCTTAGATGACGCAGAGCTGAACCAATATGTGCCATTGAAGAAAATGGCTCCTTATGTGGAAAAGGATTGGGAGGTGAATAGGCATAAGGTCAAGGAGCAGAAACGTAAGATCAGGGAGTTGTGGGAGGGTAAACACGAtgagaagaaaagcaagaagaggaagaagaatgatgTTGTTGAGACCAAACCAACACCGAAAGAGGCTGAGGCTGAGGCTGAG GCTAAACTATCGAGAAAGGCCAAGAGAAGAAGGCGTCaagcagagaagaagcttCCTCCTAGCAGAATGGCTGCGTATGGGAAagcataa
- a CDS encoding Plant self-incompatibility protein S1 family (Plant self-incompatibility protein S1 family; FUNCTIONS IN: molecular_function unknown; INVOLVED IN: biological_process unknown; LOCATED IN: endomembrane system; CONTAINS InterPro DOMAIN/s: Plant self-incompatibility S1 (InterPro:IPR010264); BEST Arabidopsis thaliana protein match is: Plant self-incompatibility protein S1 family (TAIR:AT1G26798.1); Has 217 Blast hits to 212 proteins in 10 species: Archae - 0; Bacteria - 0; Metazoa - 0; Fungi - 0; Plants - 217; Viruses - 0; Other Eukaryotes - 0 (source: NCBI BLink).), giving the protein MNTRKTIILLLFMLIAISLTIIFTLMLQPQTMFLGEEFDVRVINSFRDNSSLPLVIWCTSPQGDLGGRALQEGDDFEWTAKIDLWSWMAEYTCTMKWDSKRKQFEAFKVSRDSNRCGSTKKCSWSVREDGFYFSSDEVYWTKDFSWL; this is encoded by the coding sequence atgaacacTCGAAAAACaatcattcttcttctgtttatgCTTATCGCCATCTCCTTAACGATCATCTTCACGTTGATGCTTCAGCCACAAACTATGTTTCTAGGAGAAGAATTCGACGTGCGTGTGATCAACAGCTTCAGAGACAACTCTTCTCTCCCTCTAGTTATCTGGTGCACTTCGCCGCAAGGAGATCTCGGTGGTCGTGCGCTTCAAGAAGGTGATGACTTCGAATGGACGGCCAAGATCGATTTGTGGTCATGGATGGCAGAGTACACATGTACAATGAAGTGGGATTCAAAGAGGAAACAGTTCGAGGCGTTTAAGGTTTCTAGAGACAGCAATAGATGTGGATCTACTAAGAAGTGTTCTTGGTCCGTTAGAGAAGatggattttattttagtagtGATGAGGTTTATTGGACCAAGGATTTTTCTTGGTTataa
- a CDS encoding Zinc knuckle (CCHC-type) family protein (Zinc knuckle (CCHC-type) family protein; FUNCTIONS IN: zinc ion binding, nucleic acid binding; INVOLVED IN: biological_process unknown; LOCATED IN: cellular_component unknown; EXPRESSED IN: 24 plant structures; EXPRESSED DURING: 14 growth stages; CONTAINS InterPro DOMAIN/s: Zinc finger, CCHC-type (InterPro:IPR001878); BEST Arabidopsis thaliana protein match is: unknown protein (TAIR:AT3G47920.1); Has 77 Blast hits to 77 proteins in 4 species: Archae - 0; Bacteria - 0; Metazoa - 0; Fungi - 0; Plants - 77; Viruses - 0; Other Eukaryotes - 0 (source: NCBI BLink).), whose translation MWLKIRGIPIQYLCDGTVREIASSMGEVMEVELDDGMVDLSSVRARVNVCVDTRLCFKKVARFDSGEVKIVSFRYEDIGMSKARFKFCFNCGDMNHLARNCLIPWVDVPDPYERSLSPPPHESNSDGSAEGNCGDGGTSSGTLELLELVDAVQDFPVGDGEQLELAGVVQDLPVGDGEQQQQGLDGVEEANATQVDSEMVGISSEGSKRKFDAVEQGDENPEKRLRGITDATEGGSTDATQGGSTDATEEGLGVSLKPLQGE comes from the coding sequence ATGTGGTTGAAGATTCGTGGGATTCCGATTCAGTATCTTTGTGATGGGACGGTTCGTGAGATTGCTTCGTCTATGGGTGAGGTAATGGAAGTTGAATTAGATGATGGAATGGTTGATTTGAGTTCTGTGCGTGCTCGTGTGAATGTTTGTGTGGATACACGTTTGTGTTTTAAGAAAGTGGCGAGGTTTGATTCTGGAGAGGTTAAGATTGTGAGTTTTAGGTATGAGGATATTGGTATGAGTAAAGCGAggtttaagttttgttttaattgtgGGGATATGAATCATTTGGCTAGGAATTGTTTGATCCCTTGGGTTGATGTTCCTGATCCTTATGAACGTTCTCTTTCACCACCGCCTCATGAGTCTAACTCTGATGGTTCTGCTGAGGGCAACTGTGGTGATGGTGGAACTTCTTCTGGTACTTTGGAGCTGCTCGAATTGGTGGATGCGGTTCAGGACTTTCCTGTTGGGGATGGTGAGCAGCTCGAATTGGCGGGTGTGGTTCAGGACTTGCCTGTTGGGGATGGtgagcagcagcagcaaggTCTTGATGGTGTTGAGGAAGCTAATGCTACGCAGGTGGATTCTGAAATGGTTGGAATTTCATCTGAGGGGTCTAAAAGGAAGTTTGATGCGGTGGAGCAGGGTGATGAAAATCCGGAAAAGCGGCTTAGAGGAATCACTGATGCAACTGAGGGAGGAAGCACTGACGCAACTCAGGGAGGAAGCACTGATGCAACTGAGgagggtttaggggttagcCTTAAGCCACTTCAAGGAGAATGA